In the Nitrospirales bacterium LBB_01 genome, one interval contains:
- a CDS encoding Crp/Fnr family transcriptional regulator, whose product MELKDVPIFEGLTVSELKEIEPYIQFISLRKKEAVFNEGDKSDWFYIVAAGKVKITKLSQDGKELILEIVQDGELFGALAVFRGFPYPANAIAMENAKVVRILRKNLFRILDRFPILMFKITSIIGDRMKNSHETLKNIALERVESRIASLLIKLSDKSPTPGQIDIKLTKQDIAEMVGTTVETSIRTLSKFKKEGLITDKKGLHVITDKEGLEQYAN is encoded by the coding sequence ATGGAATTAAAAGATGTACCAATATTTGAAGGCCTTACAGTCAGCGAATTAAAAGAGATAGAACCATACATTCAATTTATCTCCTTAAGGAAGAAAGAAGCTGTTTTTAACGAGGGTGATAAGTCCGATTGGTTTTACATTGTGGCTGCCGGCAAGGTTAAAATTACCAAATTGTCTCAGGACGGAAAGGAGTTGATTCTTGAGATAGTGCAAGACGGCGAACTTTTTGGAGCGCTGGCTGTGTTCAGGGGGTTTCCGTATCCAGCTAATGCAATAGCTATGGAAAATGCAAAAGTAGTAAGGATTTTGCGTAAGAATCTGTTTAGAATTCTTGACAGGTTTCCAATATTGATGTTTAAAATCACCTCGATTATCGGAGACCGCATGAAAAACTCCCACGAAACGCTAAAAAACATAGCGCTTGAACGGGTGGAATCAAGAATTGCCTCGTTACTAATAAAACTCTCCGACAAATCCCCAACCCCCGGGCAAATTGACATTAAATTAACCAAACAAGATATTGCCGAAATGGTTGGTACAACTGTTGAGACCTCAATAAGAACCTTGAGCAAATTTAAAAAAGAAGGACTTATAACCGACAAAAAAGGACTCCACGTTATTACCGATAAAGAGGGACTTGAGCAATACGCTAATTAA
- a CDS encoding tetratricopeptide repeat protein, with the protein MKSVLMCLFVFAFVGIVSAMEIKYQEALVYYEKTVELDPQNALYLNDTGCIYHTLGQYQKAIDYFISFSRAVAVEHRKIN; encoded by the coding sequence ATGAAATCTGTGTTGATGTGTTTGTTTGTCTTTGCGTTTGTCGGGATTGTATCGGCTATGGAAATCAAATATCAAGAAGCTCTCGTTTATTATGAAAAGACTGTAGAGTTAGACCCTCAGAACGCTTTATATTTAAATGACACCGGATGTATTTACCACACGTTAGGTCAGTATCAGAAGGCGATTGACTACTTTATAAGTTTTTCCAGGGCGGTGGCTGTTGAGCACAGAAAAATTAATTAG
- the mutS gene encoding DNA mismatch repair protein MutS — translation MEFQELTPVMKQYFDLKKVYEDAILFFRFGDFYEMFGEDAIVASKVLQIALTARNKGKKESLPMCGIPYFAADAYLKKLIEAGHKVAVCEQIEETGSPKGIFKREIVRLVTPGTYEPENPGENTYIFSFYPINDLHGIAVSDISTGEFMVYETKESLTDEIHRFAAREIICPESLRDDIHYGTILKDFFVSYVSDLPFDFMEAYKLLLEHFKVSTLEGYGCEGKNGAISAAGGLISYLTDTQRSNLQFTKIKTLNMSSFMFIDAVTIRNLELVGNLKDSTKNDTLLAILENNLTPMGTRFLRDALLRPLIDTTEINKRLDAVGTLVYDYTLRGNLRAKLKSIQDIERITIKLIKGSANARDLLAVKSSVEAMPEIKELLNNQTDNYLRELAGEIPDFTSLIEVIEDSITDSPPASIRDGWIIRDGCSQDIDYLREIATKGKTFLSELEIKERSSSGINNLKVSYNKIFGYYIEVTKSYLHLVPPHFIRKQTLVNAERFITPELKEYENKIVGAEEKLKALEYDYFRAVVEKVELYAGGLKAAANAIAVIDYLQSLAETAKAKKYVKPEVHSGGEIVIKGGRHPVIEKTASVDKFIPNDCVLDTEDNRMLIITGPNMAGKSTYMRQNALIILMAQMGSFVPADSAKIGVTDRIFTRIGASDFLAKGQSTFMVEMIETSNIVNNATKQSLIILDEVGRGTSTFDGISIAWAVAEHIVNSIGARTLFATHYNELTDLVVTTLGVKNYNVSVKEWGDEIIFLRKIVKGAADKSYGIQVARLAGLPDSIVTRAKDILLELEKKEVQEVEAQVYLIKRRGKTAIQLDLFSSQIHPAVLSLINLDLKKLTPDEALNTLAELKKLAAN, via the coding sequence ATGGAATTTCAAGAGCTCACTCCGGTTATGAAACAGTATTTTGACCTAAAGAAGGTCTATGAGGATGCGATACTGTTTTTTCGCTTTGGGGATTTTTACGAAATGTTTGGCGAGGACGCTATCGTGGCCTCTAAGGTTTTGCAGATTGCTCTTACGGCCAGAAACAAGGGAAAGAAGGAGTCACTGCCGATGTGTGGAATTCCTTATTTTGCCGCCGACGCCTATCTTAAAAAACTTATTGAAGCCGGTCACAAAGTCGCTGTTTGCGAGCAGATAGAGGAGACAGGGTCTCCAAAGGGAATTTTTAAGCGTGAAATTGTCCGCCTTGTTACTCCCGGCACGTATGAGCCGGAAAACCCCGGAGAAAACACCTATATTTTTTCGTTTTATCCAATTAATGACCTGCATGGCATAGCAGTTTCCGATATATCCACCGGTGAGTTTATGGTCTATGAGACAAAAGAAAGTCTGACTGACGAAATCCACAGATTTGCCGCCCGTGAAATCATCTGTCCAGAGTCTCTAAGGGACGACATTCACTACGGCACAATTTTAAAAGACTTTTTTGTCTCATACGTGAGCGACCTGCCTTTTGACTTTATGGAGGCCTACAAGCTGCTCCTTGAGCATTTTAAGGTATCAACCCTTGAAGGGTACGGTTGTGAGGGAAAAAACGGAGCAATTTCTGCTGCCGGAGGTCTTATATCGTATCTAACCGATACTCAGAGATCAAACTTACAATTCACTAAAATTAAAACTCTCAACATGTCCTCATTTATGTTTATAGATGCCGTAACCATAAGGAACCTTGAGCTTGTCGGCAATCTTAAAGACTCAACCAAAAACGATACCCTCCTTGCGATACTCGAAAACAATCTTACCCCTATGGGAACAAGATTTCTTAGAGACGCTCTCCTAAGGCCTCTTATTGATACCACTGAGATAAACAAAAGACTTGATGCCGTTGGAACTCTGGTTTATGACTATACTCTAAGGGGAAACCTAAGAGCCAAACTTAAATCAATACAGGATATTGAACGAATCACGATTAAACTAATTAAAGGGAGTGCTAATGCCCGTGATTTACTTGCCGTTAAAAGCTCCGTTGAAGCGATGCCTGAGATAAAGGAATTATTAAATAATCAGACTGACAACTATCTCAGAGAGCTTGCAGGCGAAATCCCCGACTTTACATCTTTAATTGAAGTCATTGAAGACTCGATAACAGACTCACCGCCGGCTTCTATTAGAGACGGTTGGATAATCAGAGACGGCTGCTCTCAAGACATTGATTATTTACGAGAGATTGCTACAAAGGGAAAAACGTTCCTATCGGAGCTTGAGATTAAAGAGCGCTCCTCATCGGGAATTAATAACCTTAAGGTCAGTTACAATAAAATATTTGGCTACTACATAGAGGTGACAAAGAGTTATCTGCATCTTGTGCCGCCGCACTTTATCAGAAAACAGACCCTTGTAAATGCCGAGCGGTTTATCACTCCTGAGTTAAAAGAGTATGAAAATAAGATAGTCGGAGCCGAAGAAAAGTTAAAAGCGCTTGAGTATGATTATTTCAGAGCGGTTGTAGAAAAGGTGGAGCTATATGCAGGGGGACTAAAAGCTGCTGCAAATGCCATAGCCGTTATAGATTACCTGCAGTCGCTTGCAGAAACAGCTAAGGCAAAAAAATATGTAAAACCAGAGGTTCATAGCGGAGGAGAGATAGTTATTAAAGGAGGGCGGCACCCGGTAATAGAAAAGACTGCCTCCGTTGACAAGTTTATCCCTAACGACTGTGTGCTGGATACAGAAGACAACAGGATGTTAATCATCACAGGACCTAACATGGCCGGCAAGTCAACCTATATGAGACAAAACGCACTGATAATCCTAATGGCTCAGATGGGTTCTTTTGTTCCAGCAGATTCGGCAAAAATTGGGGTCACTGACAGAATTTTTACGAGAATCGGCGCTTCTGACTTTCTTGCCAAAGGACAGAGCACGTTTATGGTTGAAATGATAGAGACCTCAAATATTGTAAACAATGCAACAAAACAGAGTCTTATAATCCTTGATGAGGTAGGCCGCGGCACAAGCACATTTGACGGCATTAGCATAGCATGGGCGGTAGCAGAGCATATTGTTAACTCAATCGGAGCACGAACTCTCTTTGCCACACACTATAACGAATTAACGGATCTTGTAGTTACAACCCTTGGAGTAAAAAACTACAACGTGTCGGTAAAGGAGTGGGGAGACGAGATAATCTTTCTCAGAAAAATAGTAAAAGGTGCCGCAGACAAAAGCTATGGAATACAAGTGGCAAGGCTTGCAGGGCTTCCCGACAGCATCGTAACACGTGCCAAGGATATTCTGTTGGAGCTTGAAAAAAAGGAGGTTCAAGAGGTAGAAGCTCAGGTCTATTTAATCAAAAGGAGAGGAAAAACAGCGATTCAGCTTGATTTGTTCTCTTCTCAAATCCATCCTGCCGTGCTTTCTCTTATCAATCTTGATTTAAAGAAGCTGACTCCCGATGAGGCACTAAACACACTTGCAGAGTTAAAGAAACTTGCTGCTAATTAA
- a CDS encoding DUF4189 domain-containing protein: MKKLVYLLVLALIVVVSYSEKVYATGAIAISDEDEMYGVCTGADGKDEAKSCAVKACKDHGGTDCKFRVWFEKCGAVAESHKYFGIGWGKDKETAESKALDDCAHNCTIVASECEK, translated from the coding sequence ATGAAAAAGTTGGTTTATCTGTTGGTCTTAGCGTTGATTGTTGTTGTCAGCTATTCAGAGAAGGTCTATGCAACAGGAGCAATTGCAATTTCCGATGAGGATGAAATGTATGGTGTTTGTACTGGAGCAGACGGTAAAGACGAGGCTAAGTCATGTGCGGTAAAGGCATGTAAGGACCACGGTGGCACAGATTGTAAGTTCCGTGTGTGGTTTGAAAAATGCGGCGCTGTAGCTGAAAGCCATAAATACTTTGGTATCGGATGGGGTAAAGATAAAGAGACAGCAGAGTCTAAAGCCCTTGACGATTGTGCTCATAATTGCACAATAGTAGCGTCGGAATGTGAAAAGTAA
- a CDS encoding HAMP domain-containing histidine kinase yields MHYPIPYPYTNRLNTLLEGYTLSPLKSGLDNGVHYTIHVARDITYLKDIQNALRESEDELKTKNYILDRLNRNLDSLVKNKVQEIKEKEKLLIQQSKMAAMGDMIAAIAHQWKQPLNAVSVIVQDIKDAYEYNEINDEYINSFIKNSLQQINFISKTIDDFRNFFKPSKEKETFDLIGISADVFSMMSSQFKHNMIDYKITCHTHGKTFNNLSEIVPCEATIITTYKSYLSHVIMNIISNAKDAIIQRRSSGGLSKNDMGLIAIDVYRDNNILKMEISDNGGGIPDEIMDKVFDQYFTTKDNTTGTGIGLYMSKMIIEDSIEGKIYLRNIPDGAVFTIELNV; encoded by the coding sequence ATGCATTACCCTATCCCTTACCCTTATACTAACAGACTAAATACCCTCTTAGAGGGCTATACCTTAAGTCCACTAAAAAGTGGTCTTGACAATGGGGTCCACTATACTATTCATGTAGCTCGGGATATTACTTATTTAAAAGATATTCAGAATGCGTTAAGAGAAAGCGAGGATGAGTTAAAAACAAAAAACTATATCCTTGACCGTTTAAATAGAAACCTTGACAGTCTTGTAAAAAATAAAGTCCAGGAGATAAAAGAAAAAGAAAAGTTACTGATTCAGCAGTCAAAAATGGCGGCAATGGGCGATATGATAGCCGCTATTGCCCACCAATGGAAACAGCCTTTAAATGCAGTCAGCGTTATCGTTCAAGACATTAAAGACGCATATGAATATAATGAAATCAATGATGAGTATATCAATAGTTTTATAAAAAACTCATTGCAGCAAATTAATTTCATATCTAAGACTATTGATGATTTTAGAAACTTTTTTAAACCTTCAAAAGAAAAAGAGACCTTTGATTTAATCGGGATATCTGCAGATGTATTTTCTATGATGTCAAGCCAATTTAAACACAACATGATTGACTATAAAATCACATGCCACACTCATGGTAAGACATTTAACAATCTCTCTGAAATTGTACCCTGTGAAGCTACTATAATAACTACATACAAGAGCTACCTTTCACACGTTATTATGAACATCATAAGCAATGCTAAGGATGCAATTATTCAAAGAAGAAGCAGTGGCGGATTAAGTAAAAACGACATGGGGCTGATAGCGATTGATGTTTACAGGGACAATAACATATTAAAGATGGAAATAAGCGACAACGGTGGAGGAATTCCGGATGAGATAATGGATAAAGTATTTGACCAATATTTTACAACCAAAGACAACACAACTGGAACGGGAATAGGACTCTATATGTCAAAAATGATAATAGAAGACAGTATAGAAGGTAAAATATATCTCAGAAATATTCCAGACGGGGCAGTGTTTACAATAGAACTTAATGTTTAA